The following proteins come from a genomic window of Chitinivibrionales bacterium:
- a CDS encoding cephalosporin hydroxylase family protein, with amino-acid sequence MNSDFEKEKSAYINELKNDKALKELSNRWIAEASRHKYSYNFSWLGRPIIQFPQDIVAMQEIIWNVQPDFIIETGIAHGGSLIFYASMLELLGNNGTVLGIDIDIRNHNRIEIERHKFYKRIIMIEGSSIDETIAKQVYNLAKGKKKILLVLDSNHTHEHVFKELELYSGLVKKGSYLVVFDTIIEDMPKGYFSDRPWDKGNNPKTAVEEFIKKNDRFQVDTDMEAKLQITVGPGGFLKCVKD; translated from the coding sequence ATGAATTCTGACTTTGAAAAAGAAAAATCTGCATACATCAATGAGCTAAAAAACGATAAAGCGCTCAAAGAATTGTCTAACAGGTGGATTGCGGAAGCATCCCGCCACAAGTATTCCTACAATTTCTCGTGGTTAGGAAGACCTATTATACAATTCCCACAAGATATCGTTGCAATGCAGGAAATCATATGGAATGTTCAGCCGGATTTTATCATTGAAACGGGAATCGCTCATGGTGGCTCGTTGATCTTTTACGCCTCAATGCTGGAGTTGCTGGGAAATAACGGAACGGTACTTGGCATAGATATAGATATCCGTAATCATAACAGAATTGAAATTGAAAGGCACAAGTTTTATAAGCGAATTATCATGATTGAAGGATCATCCATTGATGAGACAATAGCGAAACAAGTGTATAATCTTGCCAAAGGCAAGAAGAAGATATTGCTAGTACTCGATTCAAATCATACCCATGAACATGTATTTAAGGAATTGGAATTGTATTCAGGATTGGTGAAAAAAGGGAGCTACTTGGTTGTTTTTGATACAATCATAGAAGATATGCCCAAGGGATATTTTTCTGACAGGCCTTGGGACAAAGGGAACAACCCCAAGACGGCGGTTGAAGAATTCATAAAGAAAAATGATAGATTCCAAGTTGATACCGACATGGAAGCGAAACTACAAATTACTGTAGGACCTGGCGGTTTTCTCAAGTGCGTTAAAGATTAG
- a CDS encoding class I SAM-dependent methyltransferase: MNKKIKQYWDERAKENALNPTATTNDVYLRELEIATLIQAIKGIHISRGTLLDAGCGDGYSTLRIAQKFPNIRFVGVDYSSNMIKAARHSLEDSKNDFFNVKFRIGNVEKLVTIFRGNKFDAIITDRCLINLDSAKRQYDAIRQIESLLKPGGHFIAIENFINGQNAMNKMRSVMGLSEIPVRWHNLFFLEDEFCKKVKRLFESVRFCNFSSSYYFATRVIYSSMCQMRDEKPDYSHDIHKLAVRLPWLGDVSPIKMVIMKKKG, from the coding sequence TTGAACAAGAAGATCAAACAATACTGGGATGAGAGAGCCAAAGAAAACGCATTGAATCCCACTGCTACGACCAATGATGTGTACTTGCGGGAGCTAGAAATAGCCACTTTGATTCAGGCTATTAAAGGTATTCATATCTCACGAGGAACACTTCTGGATGCTGGATGCGGTGACGGTTATTCTACTTTGAGAATTGCCCAAAAATTTCCCAATATACGATTTGTTGGCGTTGACTACAGTTCGAACATGATAAAGGCTGCAAGACATAGCCTAGAGGACTCAAAGAATGACTTCTTCAATGTAAAGTTTAGAATTGGAAATGTAGAAAAGCTAGTTACTATTTTCAGGGGCAACAAGTTTGATGCTATTATTACTGATCGATGTTTGATCAACCTTGATTCCGCCAAGAGGCAATATGATGCAATTCGACAAATAGAGTCTTTGCTAAAACCGGGGGGACATTTCATTGCAATAGAGAATTTTATAAACGGACAGAATGCCATGAATAAAATGCGAAGTGTGATGGGTTTGTCGGAAATTCCTGTTCGCTGGCATAATTTGTTTTTCCTGGAAGATGAGTTTTGTAAGAAGGTGAAAAGACTATTTGAGAGCGTTAGATTTTGCAACTTTTCAAGTTCCTACTATTTTGCAACGAGAGTTATTTACTCTTCAATGTGTCAAATGCGCGATGAAAAGCCGGACTACAGCCATGATATTCACAAACTTGCAGTAAGATTGCCTTGGCTTGGAGACGTGAGCCCGATAAAAATGGTTATTATGAAGAAAAAAGGATGA
- the rfbC gene encoding dTDP-4-dehydrorhamnose 3,5-epimerase codes for MKFTSTSLAGAFLIELEPVEDERGFFARTFCTDEFKKHGIDFACVQCNISYNKKKGTLRGMHYQAAPHEEAKIVSCVRGSIFDVIVDIRPNSPTYKKWYGAELSAKNHSMLYVPKGFAHGFQTLEDDAEVFYMMGEYYHEESARGMRWDDPEIGIKWLSSQIIISKKDSEYQLFGRNSG; via the coding sequence GTGAAGTTTACTTCTACAAGCCTCGCCGGAGCGTTTCTCATTGAATTGGAACCTGTGGAGGACGAGCGCGGATTTTTTGCGCGCACGTTCTGCACAGATGAGTTCAAGAAGCACGGCATTGATTTCGCCTGCGTCCAATGCAATATATCCTATAACAAGAAAAAGGGCACGCTCCGGGGCATGCACTACCAGGCCGCTCCGCATGAAGAAGCAAAGATAGTCTCTTGCGTACGCGGATCAATCTTCGACGTTATCGTGGATATTCGGCCAAATTCGCCCACCTATAAGAAATGGTACGGTGCCGAACTGAGCGCGAAGAACCACAGCATGCTCTATGTGCCTAAGGGTTTCGCGCACGGGTTCCAGACGCTTGAGGATGATGCTGAGGTATTTTATATGATGGGAGAATATTATCATGAGGAGAGCGCGAGGGGGATGAGGTGGGATGATCCTGAGATCGGGATAAAATGGTTGTCCAGTCAGATAATTATTTCGAAGAAAGACAGCGAATACCAACTTTTTGGAAGGAATAGTGGTTGA
- a CDS encoding class I SAM-dependent methyltransferase has translation MLSNNISKLLCRACRTPLPGPFMSLGRQPLSNAYVTREALSEEEPVYPLDVYHCKKCNLVQVPECETASNIFNESYAYFSSYSTTWLDHCKRYADMITRRLGLSGSSQVIEIASNDGYLLQYFKEKNIPVLGIEPAAGTARTAREQGIPTDVCFFNAPCALRLAASGKMADLIIGNNVLAHNPDIRGFVQALPVALKPDGVITLEFPHLLRMIQDCQFDTIYHEHYSYLSLTALIPLCEEFGLRIFDVEELPTHGGSLRVYAAHNNCPRFDIKETVGRIAEKETEHGLDKSETYERFEKSAQKIKQDSLAFLKDAKKKGKSIAGYGAPAKGNTFLNYCGIGTDLIGYTVDRNPHKQGMFLPGSHIPIYSPDRIRETKPDIVFVLPWNIKDEIMGQIAFVKEWGAKFVVAIPQLEIIP, from the coding sequence ATGTTGTCAAACAACATCTCAAAACTTCTCTGCCGCGCCTGCAGGACTCCTTTGCCCGGACCTTTTATGTCGCTCGGCAGACAGCCGCTGTCGAATGCGTATGTCACGCGTGAGGCCCTGAGCGAGGAGGAGCCAGTCTATCCTCTTGACGTTTACCACTGCAAAAAATGCAATCTTGTCCAGGTGCCTGAATGCGAAACGGCATCGAACATCTTCAACGAATCGTACGCCTATTTTTCGTCGTATTCAACCACGTGGCTCGACCACTGCAAACGCTACGCCGACATGATAACCAGACGGCTCGGCCTTTCCGGTTCAAGCCAGGTGATTGAGATTGCCAGCAACGACGGGTACCTCCTGCAATACTTCAAAGAGAAGAACATCCCGGTGCTCGGGATCGAGCCCGCGGCAGGGACGGCCCGCACCGCCCGGGAACAGGGGATCCCCACCGACGTGTGCTTCTTCAACGCCCCCTGCGCGCTCCGGCTAGCCGCCTCTGGGAAAATGGCCGACTTGATAATAGGTAACAACGTGCTGGCCCACAACCCGGACATCCGCGGGTTCGTACAGGCACTGCCCGTGGCGCTCAAGCCCGACGGCGTGATAACCCTCGAGTTTCCGCACCTGCTCCGGATGATTCAAGATTGCCAGTTCGACACCATCTACCACGAGCACTATTCGTACCTGAGCCTTACGGCGCTGATTCCACTGTGCGAGGAATTCGGCCTCCGTATTTTTGACGTGGAGGAGCTTCCCACGCACGGCGGATCGCTCCGCGTGTACGCGGCGCACAACAATTGCCCGAGGTTTGACATAAAAGAAACGGTCGGTCGGATCGCGGAAAAAGAAACAGAACATGGGCTGGACAAAAGTGAAACATACGAAAGGTTCGAAAAAAGCGCGCAGAAAATAAAACAGGATTCACTCGCGTTCCTGAAAGACGCGAAAAAGAAAGGGAAATCAATCGCCGGCTACGGAGCACCGGCAAAGGGAAACACGTTTCTCAATTACTGCGGCATCGGCACGGACCTAATCGGCTACACCGTAGACAGAAACCCCCACAAACAGGGCATGTTTCTCCCGGGTTCCCACATTCCGATTTATTCTCCGGACAGAATCCGGGAGACAAAGCCTGATATTGTTTTTGTTTTGCCGTGGAATATTAAGGATGAAATTATGGGTCAAATTGCGTTTGTAAAGGAATGGGGCGCGAAGTTCGTTGTCGCAATACCGCAGCTGGAGATCATACCGTGA
- the rfbG gene encoding CDP-glucose 4,6-dehydratase: MEHRQGFLESMALDFYKGKSIFITGDTGFKGSWLCLWLLSLGARIIGYALPAKKGEHFEACALARKIEHVNGDIRDTRKLEKLMRSAKPDLAFHLAAQPLVLESYRNPVETFDVNVMGTVHFLEAVRACKSIKAAVVITTDKVYENPEHGAAFKESDPLGGHDPYSGSKAAAEMITQSYVRSFFAKNSNAAVASARAGNVIGGGDFAQYRIVPDCIRALRSGNAIVIRNPHSVRPWQHVLEPLYGYLLLGASLSEYGRDFSGAWNFGSSPGQSRTVEELVNELVAEWGKGTVKFLDPRKPRSKEAMFLQLNSTKATQSLGWKRVFTFREAIRNTVDEYKTMENARGEKLFKDRTERIRSFEKRIGKKK; this comes from the coding sequence TTGGAACACCGGCAAGGCTTTCTGGAAAGTATGGCGCTAGACTTTTACAAAGGAAAATCAATTTTTATTACCGGCGACACCGGGTTCAAAGGGTCGTGGCTCTGCCTGTGGCTCCTTTCGCTTGGCGCACGTATAATAGGGTACGCGCTTCCGGCGAAAAAAGGCGAGCATTTTGAAGCCTGTGCCCTGGCCCGGAAAATTGAACATGTGAACGGAGACATACGGGACACGCGCAAGCTCGAAAAACTCATGCGCAGCGCAAAGCCCGATCTCGCTTTCCATCTTGCCGCACAGCCGCTTGTTTTGGAATCTTATAGAAATCCGGTAGAAACATTTGACGTAAATGTAATGGGCACGGTGCATTTTTTGGAAGCGGTTCGTGCTTGTAAATCAATAAAAGCCGCGGTGGTGATTACAACGGACAAGGTTTACGAAAATCCTGAGCATGGCGCTGCCTTTAAAGAGAGTGATCCGCTTGGCGGACATGACCCATACAGTGGCTCAAAAGCGGCTGCTGAAATGATAACACAATCGTACGTACGGTCGTTCTTCGCGAAAAATTCCAATGCAGCAGTGGCTTCGGCACGCGCGGGAAACGTGATCGGCGGCGGTGATTTTGCGCAATATCGCATTGTGCCGGATTGCATCCGGGCGCTAAGAAGTGGCAATGCCATTGTGATTAGAAACCCGCATTCGGTGCGGCCGTGGCAGCATGTTCTTGAGCCGTTGTATGGTTACCTGCTCTTGGGAGCCTCGCTTTCTGAGTATGGACGGGATTTCTCCGGCGCCTGGAATTTCGGGTCATCACCAGGCCAGAGCCGGACGGTTGAAGAACTTGTTAACGAACTTGTGGCAGAATGGGGCAAAGGAACCGTCAAGTTTCTTGACCCTAGGAAGCCTAGATCGAAAGAAGCAATGTTTTTACAATTGAACAGTACGAAAGCGACCCAGTCCCTTGGGTGGAAAAGGGTCTTTACATTCAGGGAAGCAATCAGGAATACCGTAGATGAATATAAGACAATGGAAAACGCCCGTGGGGAAAAGCTTTTTAAGGACAGGACAGAGAGGATTAGATCCTTCGAAAAGAGAATAGGCAAGAAGAAATAG
- the rfbF gene encoding glucose-1-phosphate cytidylyltransferase, producing the protein MKAVILCGGLGTRLREETEFRPKPMVDVGAQPILWHIMKIYAHHGIKDFVLALGYKGKMIKEYFYNYEYLNNDFTIELGTRSSSIHSAHHEDGWRVTLADTGEKALKGARLKRIEKYISDDDFCLTYGDGLCDVDIKAVIEFHQKHGKIATLTGVNIASRFGELKINGDEVTRFSEKPNDAPGFINGGYMVLNRRIFERLSDCEDCDLESGTFEALAREGELMVWKHTGHWACLDTLRDMDYLNDLWNTGKAFWKVWR; encoded by the coding sequence ATGAAAGCAGTAATTCTGTGCGGCGGTTTGGGAACCCGTTTACGTGAAGAAACGGAATTCAGGCCTAAGCCCATGGTAGATGTTGGCGCGCAACCCATACTTTGGCATATCATGAAAATATACGCACATCACGGCATAAAGGATTTTGTGCTCGCGCTCGGGTACAAGGGTAAGATGATAAAGGAATACTTTTACAACTACGAATACCTGAACAATGATTTTACTATAGAACTTGGAACGCGTTCCTCTTCGATCCACTCAGCGCACCATGAGGACGGCTGGCGCGTCACACTTGCAGATACCGGAGAAAAAGCGCTGAAAGGCGCCCGTCTCAAACGAATTGAGAAATACATATCCGACGATGATTTTTGCTTGACATACGGCGACGGGCTTTGTGACGTCGACATCAAGGCCGTCATCGAATTCCATCAGAAGCACGGCAAAATCGCCACGCTCACCGGTGTGAACATTGCCTCACGTTTCGGTGAACTTAAGATAAACGGCGACGAGGTGACCCGTTTCAGCGAAAAGCCTAATGATGCGCCGGGATTCATCAACGGCGGCTACATGGTATTGAACCGCAGGATTTTTGAACGGCTTTCCGACTGCGAAGACTGCGACCTCGAAAGCGGAACGTTTGAGGCCCTCGCGCGTGAAGGCGAGCTCATGGTCTGGAAACATACCGGCCATTGGGCATGTCTGGACACGCTGCGCGACATGGACTATCTGAACGATCTTTGGAACACCGGCAAGGCTTTCTGGAAAGTATGGCGCTAG